The Pantoea sp. At-9b genome includes a window with the following:
- a CDS encoding helix-turn-helix transcriptional regulator codes for MKTSGLQRKDNIINNIDYLIKSRGETKASFANRTGVTRATLYKILEGKVSNVQQSTITRIADFFGVSCEIIENCDLKHIEFIESTLSPDGDKNPAAIPVVPQSEFVSHMEKRVGHLVTQYPLTWYFGDVSNMIAMRVEKNIGNMFFSGDVLIIRRHHPPKKKQIAIFYSQVGDIFLKNCNDSLSDIRSSGGLLLGAIVEERVL; via the coding sequence GTGAAAACATCTGGATTACAAAGAAAAGATAATATAATTAACAACATAGATTATCTTATTAAGAGCCGTGGTGAAACTAAGGCTTCTTTCGCGAATCGTACTGGTGTGACACGAGCGACGTTATATAAAATTCTGGAAGGTAAGGTTAGTAATGTTCAGCAGTCAACGATAACTCGTATTGCTGATTTTTTTGGTGTTTCCTGTGAGATCATAGAAAATTGTGATCTAAAGCATATTGAGTTTATTGAGAGTACCTTGTCGCCAGATGGTGATAAAAATCCAGCCGCAATACCCGTTGTCCCGCAATCAGAATTTGTATCCCATATGGAAAAAAGGGTTGGGCATCTTGTTACTCAGTATCCTCTTACCTGGTATTTCGGCGATGTATCAAACATGATTGCTATGCGCGTGGAAAAGAACATTGGAAATATGTTTTTTTCTGGGGATGTATTAATTATTAGAAGACACCACCCACCAAAGAAAAAACAAATTGCCATATTCTACTCACAAGTAGGAGATATCTTTTTGAAAAATTGCAATGATTCTCTGAGTGATATTCGTTCATCAGGTGGATTGTTGCTCGGAGCAATAGTCGAAGAGAGAGTACTTTAA
- a CDS encoding NotI family restriction endonuclease: protein MSKIIEIFGLGTHSAQNWERVIQEQHCPFRQRVCFKTRKSDPGLAIGTCTVLYGRDPQPVMICPARLLERGQIFADCLHLLTNHEPGNELHVVPEVRIPGGSVDFFLVSVRNDRVRDFVGIELQTMDTTGTVWPERQRFLREVNVARNDEAEFLGSSYGMNWKMTAKTILVQMHHKVKTFEHINKKLVLVVQNHLLNYMAGEFNFAHLNQPASLGDSLHFHSYSMNRINEEYRISMNARLSTDDDGISQCLGLQAEARVELEQIIMLLERKVGSGTLFRMF from the coding sequence ATGAGCAAAATCATAGAAATATTTGGGTTAGGTACGCACTCAGCTCAAAATTGGGAGCGTGTGATTCAGGAGCAACATTGCCCTTTTAGACAAAGGGTGTGTTTCAAAACCAGAAAATCAGATCCTGGCCTCGCAATTGGTACATGTACTGTCCTATATGGCAGGGATCCTCAGCCAGTCATGATTTGTCCTGCGAGACTGTTGGAGAGAGGTCAGATTTTTGCAGATTGCTTACATTTGCTGACCAACCATGAACCTGGGAATGAACTACATGTAGTTCCGGAAGTTAGAATTCCCGGTGGTAGTGTAGACTTCTTTTTGGTTTCTGTAAGGAATGACAGAGTAAGAGATTTTGTTGGTATTGAATTACAAACTATGGATACGACAGGGACTGTTTGGCCTGAAAGACAACGTTTTCTGAGAGAGGTTAACGTTGCTCGAAATGATGAGGCTGAATTCTTAGGAAGTTCATATGGTATGAACTGGAAGATGACGGCCAAAACGATTTTGGTTCAGATGCACCATAAAGTGAAGACTTTTGAACATATAAATAAGAAGCTTGTGTTAGTGGTTCAGAACCATTTACTAAATTATATGGCCGGTGAATTTAATTTTGCCCATTTGAATCAACCAGCAAGCCTTGGTGACTCTCTTCACTTTCACTCATATAGCATGAACAGAATTAATGAAGAATACAGAATCAGCATGAATGCAAGGCTTAGTACCGATGATGACGGTATTTCTCAATGTCTGGGTCTTCAAGCTGAGGCGCGTGTTGAGTTAGAGCAGATAATAATGCTCCTTGAAAGGAAAGTAGGTTCAGGAACATTGTTCAGAATGTTCTAG
- a CDS encoding queuosine precursor transporter, whose product MQSNKKYKLTGFERSDNIRANVMVIATGKSMTIGLSELESSTITDDFNRNELKALYRRLYSDTDTITSYELADRHERSWYAYLIISLILTVVYILCTVSGVKPVHLPVFNFVIPPAIFFYPISFILVDILNEFYGLRMARRTIFISFIANIFFVSGLWLTSRIPALPEWGLAASYTSFVNSIVSVLFASSVSYLISENINSFLLCKIKEFTDSKYLFIRVITSTVMASAIDSAIFCMLAFYDVLSIDVIKTMIASQFIIKLVYAVVGVAPIYATRELFRRYINT is encoded by the coding sequence ATGCAGTCTAACAAAAAGTATAAACTTACTGGATTTGAACGATCTGATAATATAAGGGCAAATGTAATGGTCATCGCAACGGGGAAGTCGATGACTATTGGATTATCGGAACTCGAAAGTAGCACAATAACTGATGATTTTAACAGAAATGAGTTAAAAGCACTCTATCGCCGTTTGTATAGTGATACCGATACGATAACTTCTTATGAATTGGCTGACAGGCATGAACGGTCCTGGTATGCGTATTTGATTATCAGTCTCATATTAACCGTTGTTTATATTCTTTGCACTGTAAGTGGTGTGAAGCCCGTACATCTTCCAGTATTTAACTTCGTTATCCCTCCAGCGATATTCTTTTATCCAATATCATTCATACTGGTCGATATTCTAAATGAGTTTTATGGCCTGAGAATGGCCAGAAGAACAATTTTCATATCTTTTATCGCAAATATTTTTTTTGTTTCCGGCTTATGGCTTACCTCTCGAATACCGGCATTGCCTGAGTGGGGACTGGCAGCATCTTACACTTCTTTCGTAAATAGTATTGTTTCTGTGCTATTTGCGTCATCAGTTTCTTATCTTATTTCTGAAAACATAAATTCATTTTTATTATGCAAGATAAAAGAGTTTACTGATTCAAAGTATCTTTTTATTCGGGTTATTACCAGTACGGTAATGGCATCGGCAATTGATAGTGCTATATTTTGTATGCTGGCATTTTACGATGTGCTTAGTATTGATGTTATAAAAACAATGATAGCTTCTCAATTCATTATAAAATTAGTTTATGCCGTTGTTGGTGTTGCCCCCATCTATGCTACGCGCGAATTATTCAGGCGCTACATTAACACATAA
- the queF gene encoding NADPH-dependent 7-cyano-7-deazaguanine reductase QueF (Catalyzes the NADPH-dependent reduction of 7-cyano-7-deazaguanine (preQ0) to 7-aminomethyl-7-deazaguanine (preQ1) in queuosine biosynthesis) gives MRMNLNDEITLLGSKTVYVQEYSPELLEALPRSRNRGELNIKSDNLPFSGFDLWTGFELSWLNDRGKPIVAIAEFIIPATSSNLIESKSFKLYLNSFNQSKFSSTEDVVSTLVNDLSLAAEGEVTVRVFPEPDLYPQAIARLPGQCIDHQNITIDNYEFKPEYLIDAIDNENVSETLSSNLLKSNCLVTNQPDWGSVIITYEGKKINQEKLLRYIISFRMHNEFHEQCVERIFSDINRYCKPSKLSVFARYTRRGGLDINPFRSNYEEFPNVPRLVRQ, from the coding sequence ATTCGTATGAATCTCAATGATGAAATCACATTGCTGGGTAGCAAAACAGTATATGTACAAGAATATTCTCCTGAATTACTTGAAGCATTGCCACGATCAAGAAACCGGGGGGAGTTAAATATTAAATCCGATAACTTACCATTTTCTGGTTTTGACTTATGGACAGGTTTCGAGTTGTCATGGTTGAATGATAGGGGTAAACCGATCGTTGCCATTGCAGAATTCATTATACCTGCAACAAGTAGCAATCTTATCGAGTCAAAGTCGTTCAAGCTTTATCTCAATAGTTTTAATCAATCAAAATTTAGTTCGACTGAAGACGTTGTTTCAACTTTGGTTAACGATCTGTCGTTGGCGGCAGAGGGTGAAGTTACTGTGAGGGTTTTTCCTGAGCCTGATCTTTATCCACAGGCTATTGCCAGGTTGCCGGGGCAATGCATTGACCATCAGAATATCACTATTGATAACTATGAATTCAAACCTGAATACTTGATCGATGCAATCGATAATGAAAACGTGTCTGAGACACTCTCCTCCAATCTGTTAAAATCAAACTGCTTAGTCACCAATCAGCCAGACTGGGGGAGTGTGATAATAACTTATGAAGGGAAGAAAATTAACCAGGAGAAATTACTCCGATATATTATATCATTCAGAATGCATAATGAGTTTCATGAGCAATGTGTCGAACGTATTTTTAGTGACATCAATCGATACTGCAAACCATCAAAATTAAGTGTCTTCGCCAGATACACCCGTAGAGGTGGATTAGATATCAATCCATTTCGAAGTAACTATGAAGAATTTCCCAATGTGCCACGTTTGGTCAGACAATAA
- a CDS encoding site-specific DNA-methyltransferase, giving the protein MEKNLEFENHTVTEGYEKNTTCVHDSFSEALTIYKHAEGCSPLLMCGDALDVLAQLPSDSIDFIMTSPPYWGKREYENGGIGLEVDPMDFVRNLAEICLQIKRVLKPTGSFWLNLGDTYKDKALLGLPWRVAFELTDNQGWILRNSVIWNKLKGGMDNSADRLGNVHENIFHFVKKNKGYYYNADAIRTKPRDAKVVNGSVVSATGVSGVRYKRQIELSTTLTPQEKVNALSALNCMLDDISAGKFSDFRMVIRGQQRTTHSESEKVSGRAKELRDKGFYFLRYHPKGSKPADVWDILPEDTQKRKSHFAAYPLDLCRIPILATCPENGIALDPFSGTGSTLIAAYELGRKSVGIDISERYLKLTTERFKLLK; this is encoded by the coding sequence ATGGAAAAGAACTTAGAATTTGAAAATCACACAGTAACAGAAGGTTATGAGAAAAATACAACGTGTGTTCATGATTCTTTCTCTGAGGCTTTGACTATTTACAAACATGCGGAAGGATGCTCCCCGCTTTTGATGTGCGGCGACGCTCTAGACGTTCTGGCACAGCTCCCCTCTGATTCTATCGATTTCATCATGACTTCTCCTCCATACTGGGGCAAACGAGAGTATGAGAATGGAGGAATCGGATTAGAAGTTGATCCTATGGACTTTGTAAGAAATTTGGCTGAAATTTGTTTACAGATAAAGAGAGTCTTGAAGCCAACAGGATCGTTTTGGTTGAATCTTGGAGACACATATAAAGATAAAGCTTTATTAGGATTACCTTGGCGTGTAGCTTTTGAGCTAACGGATAACCAAGGATGGATTCTAAGGAATAGTGTCATTTGGAACAAGTTGAAAGGCGGCATGGATAATAGTGCTGACCGTCTCGGTAATGTGCACGAAAATATATTCCATTTCGTTAAGAAAAATAAAGGTTACTACTACAACGCTGACGCAATTCGTACTAAACCCAGGGATGCCAAAGTAGTTAATGGTTCCGTGGTATCAGCGACCGGTGTCTCTGGTGTCAGATATAAAAGACAAATAGAACTATCCACGACATTAACACCACAAGAGAAAGTGAATGCTCTGTCAGCATTGAATTGTATGCTTGATGATATTTCAGCTGGAAAGTTTTCTGATTTCAGAATGGTCATTCGTGGACAACAAAGGACCACTCATTCAGAAAGTGAGAAGGTATCTGGAAGGGCAAAAGAACTCAGGGATAAGGGGTTTTATTTTCTGCGTTACCACCCTAAGGGCAGTAAGCCCGCTGATGTTTGGGATATTCTTCCTGAGGATACTCAAAAGAGGAAATCCCACTTTGCAGCATACCCATTGGATCTTTGTAGAATTCCGATTCTAGCTACTTGTCCAGAAAATGGGATAGCATTGGACCCATTTTCCGGCACTGGTTCAACATTGATTGCTGCATATGAGCTGGGTCGCAAATCTGTGGGAATTGATATATCTGAAAGATATTTAAAACTTACTACGGAAAGGTTCAAGTTATTAAAATGA